CTGTCCATATGGACCGGGATTTGTTTCTTACCCAGCAGCTTATCGATATGGGCAAAAGAGTAATCGTTGCCCTGAATATGATGGATGATGTAGAGCGTAACGGACTGCAAATAGATGTTAAAAAGCTGTCAGAATTACTTGGCGTTCCTGTGATTCCAACAATCGCAGTCAGCAAACAGGGAATGGAAAAACTTAAAAGTAAGCTCGAAACAGCCTCTACAGGTAATACCATAAGCGGCATTAAAAATCTTATGCAATCTGTGATACCAAAAGTATCCAATCCTGCTGAAGCTCTTCTTGTGTTGGAAGAAGATGAAAATGTCATAGAAAGAAACCATATAGATGAAAAATATCCTTTTAGAGAAAAAATCTATCTTCAAAGACGTAAAAGGGTTAATGAAATTGTGAATTCTGTGGTGACCGAAACTTCAAAAGGTGCTTCCTTTAAGACACGTTTAAGTCAATGGATGCTAAAGCCCCTTACAGGAATTCCTATATTGCTTTTGACCCTTTTTATTATGTATCAATTTCTTGGGGTATTAATTGCCCAAATAGTTGTAGGCTTTACAGAAGAAGTGGTTATGGGCACTTACTATAATAACTTCATTATGAATGTATTTAGTCCTTTGGTAAAGGGCTATGACTTTTTAGAAAAGTTTTTAATTGGTGAATTTGGTGTATTAACCATGGTTCCTGTTTATATCGTTGGGCTTTTGCTTCCTCTGGTTATCGGTTTTTATTTTCTTTTATCCATATTAGAAGACTCAGGATATCTTCCACGTATTGCAGCATTGATGGACAGGGTCCTGACCAAATTAGGATTAAATGGTCGGGCGATTATTCCTATTATTCTGGGCTTTGGTTGTGTAACGATGGCAACAATTACAACCAGGATTCTAGGCTCAAAACGAGAACGCTTTATTGCTACAATGCTCCTTGGACTTGCTATTCCCTGTTCTGCTCAATTGGGCGTTATTGCAGGTATGATCAGCGCCATAGGACCGGTGTATTTCCTGATTTATTTAGCAACCATTATGATTGTTTTCATACTTGCCGGAACTCTTTTAAATCTCGTGGTGCCTGGGGAATCTACGGACCTTTTAATTGATATTCCACCCCTTAGAATGCCACGAATTAAAAATGTTTTATCAAAAACTTATTCTAAATCTGTAGCATTTTTAAAAGAAGCTTCTCCCTTATTTGTCATTGGAGCGGTGCTCATAACCTTCATGGATTACTTTGGAATTCTTCTTGCTATTCAAAATGCTGTCGCACCTTTAACTGAAGGTTTCTTAAAACTTCCTAAAGAAGTTGCAAATGCTTTTATTATGGGGATTGTAAGACGGGATTTTGGAGCTGCAGGTCTTTTTAAGCTGGCTGAGGAAGGCCTGCTTAGTACTGTACAGATTTTAATTTCTCTTGTGGTCATTACTTTGTTCGTACCATGTATCGCTGCTATCCTGGTTATATTTAAAGAACGCAGCTTAAAAGAAGCCCTGATCATTTGGTTTGGCAGTATGTTGATCGCATTTTTGGTAGGAGGACTATTAGCATTTGTATTGGTATAAAAAGACTATATATTTAAAATTCAGAAGGTGATTGAATGAAATGCCCCACTTGCGGCAATGAAGTCGATGTAAAATTAACCCCTAGATGTCCCAGGTGCAATACCATCGTTGCTTATCCGTACAAAAAATGCGAAGAATGTAAGGGTTGTTCTTTTTTCAAAAAATGTTCCTCAGACACAAAGAAAAAGTAGGGTCTTTACCCTACTTTTTTAAATTGGATTTATAAGATTTTAATTTATTATAATGTCCTTCTTCTTCAGCAATTAATTTCTTCAAAATCTCGTCAGCTGGAGATTTTACATGGTCCAATAAACTTTTATAATATTCAATCGTAATTTTTTCTGTTTCCATTCCTGTATCAATGGCTTCTTCCAAAGAATCCGGAACAGAGGCTCTTTTCTCAAATCCCTTTGCTTTTGCATAATTGCGAAAGAATAAATCCACACTTTCTTCAAAGAGATAATCGTCTTCTTCTTTATCAAAATCTTCATACCATTTTGTAAAAATCTTTTTATGTCTTTTTTCATCTTCAGCCAGAGAAAGCAACCCTTCCTTAACTTCCCCTTTAGTTTTTTGTGCTAAGGCTTCATAGAATTGGACGCCTTCTTCTTCCATGCTGATCGCTAGTTTTAAAATTTCCTTAGAATTATATGTGTTTTGCCCCATAATATCACTCCGTCTTTGATTTATTAAATTAAAAAATAAGTAGGGGGTTACCCTACTCATTCTTATTGTTCTTCAAATTCATCCTTGCCTACACCGCATACAGGACAAACCCAGTCTTCAGGAAGATCTTCGAAAGCTGTTCCTGGTTGAACTCCGTTATCTGGGTCACCTTCTTCAGGATCATAAACATATCCACATACTAAACAAACCCATTTACTCATACGCATACCTCTTTTCTATGATAGTATTTATGTATATAGCACAGATTTCTAGAATCCAAAATCTATGCTATATTAAATATGCCTATCTCTTATGCATAATATACCACCATTATATTCCTCTTGTCAAATAATATTTATTAACTAATAATATTATTTAGAATTTGTCTTTTTTTCAGGTATGCCGTTGTAAATGAAGCCATTTTTGCTGTCTACGGTTATTAAAGTACCACTTCTGATTAAGGTTACTGCATTTTTGGCACCTATAATAACAGGAATATCTAATGCTCTTGCCACGATCGCTGCGTGACTGTTCTCTCCTTCTTCTCCATCTTCTACAACAATTGCAGAAGCTTTTTTCATATATGGGAGAAAATCATTGTTTGTTCTATGAGTAATTAATATATCTCCTTTTTTGAAATACTTTTCGGCTTCTTCAACAACTTTAATCACACTTGCTGTGCCTGAAACAACCTTGCTTCCAATTCCTTCTCCTTTTGCCAATACATTTCCTACAATATGAACCTTCAGAATGTTCGTTGTACCAGATATGCCAACAGGTACACCGGCTGTAATAACGATAATGTCTCCAGTTTTTGCAACCCCAATTTCTACAGATTTATCTACTGCCAAATTAAAAAGTTCATCTGTTGTAGATTTTAATTCAGTTTTAACCGGTATACAGCCCCAAACCAAATTAAGCTGCCTCCAGGTTTGCTCTTCAACCGTACAACCCAGAACAGGCGCTGAAGGTCTGAACTTAGATACCATTCTTGCGGTATCTCCTGACTTTGTAACCGTTACAATACAAGCGGCATTTAAATCTGCTGCTGTAGTACAGGTTGCGTGGCTTATGGCATTCGTAATGTCGGTCTTAATGGTTCTATGATATTCATTCATATTTTTAATGTAATCAATAGAGTTTTCTGTTCTTTTTGCAATTGTTGACATCATAATTACACTTTCTACAGGATAAGAACCTTTCGCAGTTTCCCCAGAAAGCATGATCGCATCTGTGCCATCGAAAATAGCATTGGCAACGTCATTGGCCTCCGCTCTTGTAGGCCTTGGATTTCTAACCATAGAATCCAACATCTGAGTAGCTGTAATAACGGGTTTTCCTACTTGATTTGCCTTTTGAATAAGCATTTTTTGAACAAGAGGTACTTCTTCTGTGGCAATTTCAACTCCTAAGTCTCCTCTTGCCACCATGATCCCGTCAGCTACTTCCAAAATTTCATCAATATTATTTACACCATCTCTATTCTCGATTTTTGCAATAATTGAAATATTATTGCCGCCATTCTCTTCCAAGATTTTTCTAATTTTAATAACATCATTGGCAGAGCGGACAAAAGAAGCTGCAATGTAGTCAAATCCCATCTTAATGCCAAATTTGATGTCTTCTATATCTTTATCTGTTAAAGACGGCAGATTTACATACACATCCGGTATGTTAACTCCTTTTTTTGAACTTAAAGGTCCACCATTAATTACTTCGCATTCAACTTCTGTATCGGTTATATTTTTCACCCGAAGTTCAATGAGTCCATCATCTAAAAGTACTCTGCTTCCCCGTCTTAAATCGTAAGGAAGGTTTTTATAAGTAACGCTGACTCTGCTTTCGTCCCCTTCTATATCTTCTGTCGTCAGTGTAAACGTTTGCCCTTGTTTTAAGTAAACAACTTCTTTAGAAAATTCTTTAATGCGAATTTCTGGTCCCTTTGTATCCAGGACCAATGGTATAGGAACATTAAGCTCTTCTCTTGCGGCAATAAGATTTTTAATGATTTCTCCATGGGATTCATAAGTTCCATGGGAAAAATTAATTCTTGCAGCATCCATTCCATTTAGAATAAGTTTTTTAATCGTTTCGATATCACCAGATGCAGGCCCTAAAGTACATACGATTTTTGTTTTTCTCATTTTATATCTCTCCTAAATAGAAAGGATTTTAGCCACTTCATACATTCTTTCATCAACTGTTTTTGTCATCTTTAATGCTTCGTTGATATCATAATCTACATATTGTCCATCTTTATACGCTATAACACGATTGCTTTTTCCTTCACAAAGGAGATCTACTGCCAATGCTCCCATCATTGAAGCATGAAGGCGGTCAACTGCTGAAGGACTTCCTCCTCTTTGAAGGTATCCTAAAATCGTTGCTCTGGTTTCTATTCCTGTTACTTTTTCTATTTTAACTGCTAATTCTTGAGAGCCTCCTACCCCTTCTGCAACAATAATAAGGAAATGCTTTTTACCGCGTTGCTTGTTTTGGAGTATTTCTCTTATAATCTCTTCATCGCTGGGTCTTTCTTTTTCAGGAATCAGAACCATTTCAGCCCCATTGGTAATGCCGCACCAAAGTGCAATATATCCAGCATTTCTTCCCATTACTTCTACAATACTGCATCTTTCATGGGAGGTTGATGTATCTCTGATTTTATTGATTGCTTCCATAGCTGTGTTTACTGCGGTATCAAAGCCAATAGTATAATCTGTACATGCAATATCTAAATCAATTGTTCCGGGAATGCCTATTGTATTGATTCCTAAATTCGCTAATTTTTCTGCCCCCTGGAAGGATCCGTCTCCGCCGATAACGATAAGACCATCTATACCGAACACTTTACAAATCTGAGCGCCTTTCTTTTGTCCTTCTTCAGTTATAAATTCGGGACATCTTGCTGTTTGAAGGATGGTTCCCCCTCTTTGAATGGTATCTGATACACTTCTTGGACTCATTTCGAAAATATCTCCATGGATAAGTCCGTTATAACCCTTTCTTACGCCCATGACCCTAAGACCTCTTGCAATAGCCGTACGTACAACGGAACGGATTGTTGCATTCATGCCTGGTGCATCTCCTCCGCTTGTTAATACGCCAATGGTTTTTATCTCTTTGCTCATGATTTTCCCTCCATTATTTTTTAACTTTTCTTATGATTAAGATGCATGAAATACTATTATACCCATATTATCACATACATTTTAATCAATTTATATTTTCATTGCAATAAAAATCTCTTCTGCTTTTCTTATTTTATCTAATTACGACATTTTTATCGCCTAAAAACCCCTTTAATTTAGACATTAATGCCTCATTTGGATGTATCCACAAGCTTTGAGATGCTCTCATAGTCTTTTGAAGCCCTTCAATGTGTATTATGACCGGAACATTTCCTTTGTTCATCTGCAAAAGAGGTTTAATGCCTTCTACAACTTCCATATTACCTTTATCTTTTGGAATTTTTAAATATAGTTTGATGTTGCTTTCTTCTTTTAAATCTCGCATTTTCTCGAAGGGGGTAATGGCCTCGCATATTAATTTCGCATCTTCATCTTCTCGTATAGCCGCCCTTCCCTTTATATACAAAATTTCATCTTCTCTTAAATACTCTGCGCTGCTTTCATATATATTAGGAAATACGATGACTTCCACGCTTCCATACAAATCTTCCAGTGTAATAAATGCCATAATTTGATTGCTTCTGGTTGTTTTAATACTTTTTCCAGTAATCATGCCTCCTATGGTCACGATCTGACCATCATATATGGAACTAGTACCGTGGTCCTCTTCTCTTTTCATAAAATCTAAACTGGTGGCATCCGTATGCTTTTTCAGTTCTTCTTCATACTCATCCAGGGGATGTCCGCTTAAATACATGCCAAGTACTTCTTTTTCCATTGCCAAAAGTACTTTGTGTGGGTATTCTTCTATATCCGGAAGGATGTCGTGTTTAACTCTTTCAGGGGTACCCAAGTCAAACAGATTAATTTGCCCTTCTATATTTTTCTTTTTCTGCTGAGCAATCTGGTCTAAAATTTGCTTATAAACAGCTAAATACTGACTTCTTTTTCCTCCTAGCGAATCAAAAACACCGGCTTTGATTAAACTTTCGACGCTTCTCTTATTTAAGTCACCACTGTCCATTCGTTCAAAGAAATCTGTCAAACTGGTAAATTTACCATTCTCTTTTCTTTCTTTTACTATAGCGTGAATCATATTTCGGCCCACATTTTTAATGGCAGCCAAACCATATCTGATTTTTCCCTGAGACACGGAAAAATCACAAAATCCTTCGTTGATATCCGGCGGCATTAACTCTATGCCCATTTTTTTGCAGGCATAAATGTATTCTTTGATTTTATCGGTACTGTCCATCACTGAAGTCATAAGCGCCGCCATAAATTCTACAGGATAATGGGTTTTTAGCCACGCCGTCTGATAGGCCACCACCGCATATGCTGCAGCATGGGATTTATTAAAAGCATATTTTGCAAAGTCTGTCATTTCATCAAATATTTTTTCTGCCGTCTCTGCGGGTATCCCTCTGTTAACACATCCCGGAATATCTTTGCCATTTCCATAAACGAAAACTTTTCTCTCTTCTGCCATCACATCTGCTTTTTTCTTAGACATAGCTCTTCTTACCAAATCACTTCGTCCAAGACTATAGCCTGCCAGATCCCTTACAATCTGCATTACCTGCTCCTGATACACAATACAGCCATAAGTCGTTTTTAAAATTGGCTCCAGGACATCACAGGTATATTCAATGGCCTCTGGATTTCTTTTCCCTTTAATGTATTTTGGTATAAAATCCATGGGGCCTGGCCGATAGAGGGCGTTTCCTGCAATAATGTCTTCCAGATTTCTTGGCTGAAGTTCTTTTAAGAAGTTTTTCATACCGGTACTTTCCAGCTGGAAGACTCCTTCTGTCTGCGCTGCAGAAATCAAATCATATACTTTCTGGTCATTAAAATCTATTTTATCAATGTCTATCTTAATATTGTGATTTGCTTCGATCTGTTCCAGAGCGCTGCGAATGACTGTCAAGGTTCTAAGGCCTAAAAAGTCCATTTTAAGAAGGCCTAATTCTTCTAAAGTGGTCATGGTAAACTGGGTTGTAATGACACCGTCATTGGAATTAAGGGGCACGTACTCCACAACCGGTTCTTTGGATATAACAACCCCTGCTGCATGGGTTGAAGAATGCCTTGGAAGACCTTCCAGCCTTTTTGACATATCGATGAGATAATGAATTCTGTCATCGTTCTCATACAAATTCCTGAGTTCTCCGTTAATTTCCAGGGCCCTGTCAATCGTAATGCCTAGTTCTGCCGGAATCATCTTTGCCACTTTATCCACTTCTGCATATGGCATATTAAGCGCACGCCCTACATCCCGAATAACAGCCCTTGCGGACATGGTTCCAAAGGTTATGATCTGTGCCACTCTGTCTTCCCCATATTTTCTTA
This is a stretch of genomic DNA from Defluviitalea raffinosedens. It encodes these proteins:
- the feoB gene encoding ferrous iron transport protein B, with amino-acid sequence MSSCHTNTEVDLKNHKDKTKLVLAGNPNVGKSVFFNALTGMYVDVSNFPGTTVDISQGVYKNYVVLDTPGVYGVSSFNDEERVARDVILNGDIILNVVDAVHMDRDLFLTQQLIDMGKRVIVALNMMDDVERNGLQIDVKKLSELLGVPVIPTIAVSKQGMEKLKSKLETASTGNTISGIKNLMQSVIPKVSNPAEALLVLEEDENVIERNHIDEKYPFREKIYLQRRKRVNEIVNSVVTETSKGASFKTRLSQWMLKPLTGIPILLLTLFIMYQFLGVLIAQIVVGFTEEVVMGTYYNNFIMNVFSPLVKGYDFLEKFLIGEFGVLTMVPVYIVGLLLPLVIGFYFLLSILEDSGYLPRIAALMDRVLTKLGLNGRAIIPIILGFGCVTMATITTRILGSKRERFIATMLLGLAIPCSAQLGVIAGMISAIGPVYFLIYLATIMIVFILAGTLLNLVVPGESTDLLIDIPPLRMPRIKNVLSKTYSKSVAFLKEASPLFVIGAVLITFMDYFGILLAIQNAVAPLTEGFLKLPKEVANAFIMGIVRRDFGAAGLFKLAEEGLLSTVQILISLVVITLFVPCIAAILVIFKERSLKEALIIWFGSMLIAFLVGGLLAFVLV
- a CDS encoding ferritin family protein, which gives rise to MGQNTYNSKEILKLAISMEEEGVQFYEALAQKTKGEVKEGLLSLAEDEKRHKKIFTKWYEDFDKEEDDYLFEESVDLFFRNYAKAKGFEKRASVPDSLEEAIDTGMETEKITIEYYKSLLDHVKSPADEILKKLIAEEEGHYNKLKSYKSNLKK
- the rd gene encoding rubredoxin → MSKWVCLVCGYVYDPEEGDPDNGVQPGTAFEDLPEDWVCPVCGVGKDEFEEQ
- the pyk gene encoding pyruvate kinase, which gives rise to MRKTKIVCTLGPASGDIETIKKLILNGMDAARINFSHGTYESHGEIIKNLIAAREELNVPIPLVLDTKGPEIRIKEFSKEVVYLKQGQTFTLTTEDIEGDESRVSVTYKNLPYDLRRGSRVLLDDGLIELRVKNITDTEVECEVINGGPLSSKKGVNIPDVYVNLPSLTDKDIEDIKFGIKMGFDYIAASFVRSANDVIKIRKILEENGGNNISIIAKIENRDGVNNIDEILEVADGIMVARGDLGVEIATEEVPLVQKMLIQKANQVGKPVITATQMLDSMVRNPRPTRAEANDVANAIFDGTDAIMLSGETAKGSYPVESVIMMSTIAKRTENSIDYIKNMNEYHRTIKTDITNAISHATCTTAADLNAACIVTVTKSGDTARMVSKFRPSAPVLGCTVEEQTWRQLNLVWGCIPVKTELKSTTDELFNLAVDKSVEIGVAKTGDIIVITAGVPVGISGTTNILKVHIVGNVLAKGEGIGSKVVSGTASVIKVVEEAEKYFKKGDILITHRTNNDFLPYMKKASAIVVEDGEEGENSHAAIVARALDIPVIIGAKNAVTLIRSGTLITVDSKNGFIYNGIPEKKTNSK
- the pfkA gene encoding 6-phosphofructokinase, translating into MSKEIKTIGVLTSGGDAPGMNATIRSVVRTAIARGLRVMGVRKGYNGLIHGDIFEMSPRSVSDTIQRGGTILQTARCPEFITEEGQKKGAQICKVFGIDGLIVIGGDGSFQGAEKLANLGINTIGIPGTIDLDIACTDYTIGFDTAVNTAMEAINKIRDTSTSHERCSIVEVMGRNAGYIALWCGITNGAEMVLIPEKERPSDEEIIREILQNKQRGKKHFLIIVAEGVGGSQELAVKIEKVTGIETRATILGYLQRGGSPSAVDRLHASMMGALAVDLLCEGKSNRVIAYKDGQYVDYDINEALKMTKTVDERMYEVAKILSI
- a CDS encoding DNA polymerase III subunit alpha, encoding METAVQPIPFTHLHVHTEYSLLDGSSKIKELIARAKELGMDSIAITDHGSMYGVIDFYKEAKKQGIKPIIGCEVYVAPRSRFDKEKQDANYFHLVLLAENMDGYKNLIKLVSYGFIEGFYHKPRIDLELLRQHSKGLIGLSACLAGPVAKTIREVSYEKAVEIALQYESILGKGNFYLELQDHGMREQGEVNQYLIRMSKETGIPLVVTNDVHYTYKEDNKAHEILLCIQTGKTMDDEDRMIYPGGEFYLKSPEEMQERFPYAREAIENTYKIAKRCNVEFTFHELKLPKYDVPEGYTASEYLRKLCLEGFKQRYPNPTPELKERLEYELSTIEQMGYVDYFLIVWDFIKYAKDNGIMVGPGRGSAAGSMVSYCLQITNIDPIQYQLLFERFLNPERISMPDIDIDFCYERRQEVIDYVIRKYGEDRVAQIITFGTMSARAVIRDVGRALNMPYAEVDKVAKMIPAELGITIDRALEINGELRNLYENDDRIHYLIDMSKRLEGLPRHSSTHAAGVVISKEPVVEYVPLNSNDGVITTQFTMTTLEELGLLKMDFLGLRTLTVIRSALEQIEANHNIKIDIDKIDFNDQKVYDLISAAQTEGVFQLESTGMKNFLKELQPRNLEDIIAGNALYRPGPMDFIPKYIKGKRNPEAIEYTCDVLEPILKTTYGCIVYQEQVMQIVRDLAGYSLGRSDLVRRAMSKKKADVMAEERKVFVYGNGKDIPGCVNRGIPAETAEKIFDEMTDFAKYAFNKSHAAAYAVVAYQTAWLKTHYPVEFMAALMTSVMDSTDKIKEYIYACKKMGIELMPPDINEGFCDFSVSQGKIRYGLAAIKNVGRNMIHAIVKERKENGKFTSLTDFFERMDSGDLNKRSVESLIKAGVFDSLGGKRSQYLAVYKQILDQIAQQKKKNIEGQINLFDLGTPERVKHDILPDIEEYPHKVLLAMEKEVLGMYLSGHPLDEYEEELKKHTDATSLDFMKREEDHGTSSIYDGQIVTIGGMITGKSIKTTRSNQIMAFITLEDLYGSVEVIVFPNIYESSAEYLREDEILYIKGRAAIREDEDAKLICEAITPFEKMRDLKEESNIKLYLKIPKDKGNMEVVEGIKPLLQMNKGNVPVIIHIEGLQKTMRASQSLWIHPNEALMSKLKGFLGDKNVVIR